TTAACACccagtgccttttaaaaatgtgtcggGAGGGGGGTTATAGGGTTCGGCTGGCTGACATTTTTTACCTGGCGCCTAacgatgtataatgaaggcagcagccgaacctctctggggagagcattccacaaacggggagccactgcagaaaaggcccgttcaacaaaataaaacacaaaccctggagagccagtgcagacaatatggagctagatagACCATTGCTGTGCCctgacataaggcagcttcctattgtcCTCAAAGAAAGCGGGAGCAGAGAGTCATGGGTGGGGTTATAAGCTGTATTTTGGGAACGGCGGCTCTCCAAGTGATTTGGGGCTACAGCTCCCTGACCCCTGGGTCCTGCTGGTGTAAGTTGCAACCCCACCGCACCCAGAGGGGCCTGACAGgcttccccacccacttctgTGGATTTGACCCATCACATGTTTCCGGATACGGACACTTGCCTCCTGCCCCCGCAGTGAACGACGCGGTGACGCGCCGCATCCGCAGCGGGATCCTGGAGCAGACGGGGGCCACGGTTGACGTGCTCCAGAGCGACACCATGGACCACTACCGCACTTTCTACATGCTGGAGCGCCTCCTGCACTCGCCTCCCAAGCTGCTGAACCAGCTGCTCTTCCAGATCCCCCCTTGTCGCCAGACCATGCTGATCGAGAGGTGGGGCAGGGCAGCTGGCGAAGAAGCCAAGGGTGGCGTGGGCGAGGGCGCAGGGATGTTAAGGCgaagccaaagggggggggattggggCAGGATCCTTGGTGGAGGATCCCTTGGGGGAAAGGCAAAGGTTGGAGGGTGAGGCAGGCGTATTAATACATCAGCAtgggttgattgattgattaaattcctatgccacttttttcttcttttctatttCTTCAATAaagaatacagtcaaacctcggctgttgaatgtaatccgttctggaagcccgtctggcttccgaaatgtttgacaaccgaggcgcagcttctgattggttgcaggagcttcctgcattcaatcagaagctgtgttggatgttcggctttcgaaaaacgttcgaaaaccagaacacttacttccaggtttgtggcatttgggagctgaaacgttccaaaatggaggcatttGGGAAACAAGGtttgactctgtgtgtgtgtgtgtgtgtgtgtgtgtgtgtgtgtgtgtgtatagttgtacctcttgttacgaatgcttcaggatgcgtacaacacaggttacaaacgcgccaaacccagaaataactgaacgcgttacttctgggtttggcagttcacgcatgtgcagacacggtacttcaggttacgcacatcacgggttacgaacggggctccggaacagatcccgttcgtaaccagaggtaccactgtatatgaatttcTATTCCACTTCAAATGAATCCCCCaacagcttacaaacaataaataacaataacatgatACAACATCACCTGTGCAGCACAAACCATATAcagtaaaataattaacaaaccaCCAATAAAACAATTACGATCTATGAAACACTGTTGACACAGCAGTTACTAATAATAAGCTGAGTCACAACTACAGCTAAAGTCATAGGATTAACAGATCAACGCTATTGACAAAACAGTAACTAAAAACGAGCTAAGCATCTCAATTGCAGCAGAAGGCATATTCACAGATCCATACAGCATCTATAAAACAATATAGGGCagcagggaatgatgggagttgtagtccggcttTATCGGGAGGGCCACAGGTACTAAGCTTACATTCTGTTGTCTCATCCTGCTCCTTGCCTGCCCCTTCGGGCGGCAGGTATTACGCCTTCGACGAGGCCTTTGTACGGGAGGTGCTGGGCAAAAAGCTCTCCAAAGGCACCAAGAAAGACCTGGATGACATCAGCATCAAAACCGGGGTGACCCTCAAGAGTTGTCGGCGGCAGGTAATCTCTCGTCCCTCTGTGGGTGGCGGGTGAACCTCTGGCTCTTTCCCCAGGATGCCTGGGTAGGGTGGGAATAAAAGGGCACCTGCCTAGGTGTCAGAAGTGTAGGAATGTCACACAGGGCCCCTTtcccccaacctggcaccctgcatttgttctggactacaactccaaccaCCCACTTTCTcaaaagcaggggtccccaaactaaggcccaggggccggatgcggcccaatcgccttctcaatccggcccgcagacagtctgggaataagcgtgtttttacatgagtagaatgtgtccttttatttaaaatgcatctctgggttatttgtggggcataggaattggttcatttttttattctttcaaaatatagtccggccccccacaaggtctgagggacagtagaccagccccctgctgaaaaagtttgctgacccctgctcaaaaGATTTATCAGAGGTTGCTAGTCCTTTCTATCTATCTAGTCCTGCGTTTCCCTTGGTGAGACTGTTGAACCCATTTAAGCCTGTGGTGTCGATGTGGCCTGTTTGTTTCTGCTCTGTTTCAGTTTGACAATTTCAAGCGGGTCTTTAAGGCCGTGGAAGAGCTCCGTGGGTCTCTGGTGGAAAACATTCAGCAGCATTTCCTGCTCTCGGACCGGTTAGCTGGGTAAGGGgcagcgggtgtgtgtgtgtgcgtgtgcgctgTGCCttgggatttttgtttgtttgtttcagtatattttaatatattattttacGATCTCAGGGCAGGTAGCAAATCACTTTCTATTCAGGCAACTTAAGGAATGTATCTAAAATCAGCTGTACAGAACATAAGACATAACAGCCTTctatggcaggggtaggcaacctaaggcccgtggaccggatgcggcccaatcgccttctcattccagcccgcggactgtccgggaatcattgtgtttttacatgagtagaatgtgtgtttttatttaaagtgcatctcttggttatttgtggggcataggaattcgttcatcccccccaaaaaaatataatccggccccccacatggtctgagggacagtggaccggctcacggctgaaaaaggttgctgaaccctgtTCTATGGGGCCATCCCAGCTCCTTACAGCAGCAGAGGCTAATGCTAGCCACTCAAAGGAGCCCCACAACATGGTTGTGTGAGGCCCTTGACTTGTCTAGGATGTTCCACAAAAAAGGTTTCTGGGGTAACAGGGAGGCTGAGATTTAGCGGAGCAGCTATCTTAGTACCATTAAACCTGCCCTCtaactgtcccccacccccacccccagggactATGCAGCCATCGTGTTCTTCGCCAACAGCCGATTTGAGACAGGCAAAAAGAAGCTTCAGTACCTGACGTTTGAAGATTTTGCATACTGTGCTGAGCAGATGATTCAGAACTGGACTTTGGGGGCGGTGGGTGAGTTTTGGGCCCACccagcaagattctagtcctcgtgTTTGTGAAGCGGAAACTGGGAAGTTACGCTACCTTTCCTTATATCCGTCTTGGAAAAGatttgtggtttgtctggagggaGCTAAATTGTGGGTCCAGGCATGCCAAGTAGGATGGGGAATCCTGTTTGATCTCCATCTCCCTGcactggtggaggaggaagaggagtgtgtgtgtgggggggaggagtgcaccgcccccagcagcgcgatcctggtggggtgccatcgcggctgtccccccccccgcttgcgctgggtgccacgcccccgcagGCAGCGCATCGTGCCCCCAGGacgtgtgccagccccgcccccgcctgctctctgccccccccccggtgccagagcatgaggCTCCGCCACTGTCTCCCTGCTCCCAGCCCCACCACACACACTTGGCAGGTCTACTTTGCAAGGTCAGTgggaccacccacctgtcaaagttgactCATGCGGGTCGGGAGGGAGATTGCGCCCATCTCCTCCTTCGCCATCTGACATGCAGGCAGCTGAATCCTGCTTCCTCCAGCTGCACCGCTGTCCAGGGTTGTGGGtgcgagtcccacattgggcaaaaagattccagcATTTTAGGGGGTTGAAtgagatgatcctcggggtcccttccaacgctactaTTCTGTGACGTCACCTATGACGTCAGGTGTGGGGCTCCTGGGCATGGCTTGAGGGAAACGGTCTCACGGTCCGGCTGGAGAGGCCTGGCAGACTAAGTTCGGCCTTTGGGTCAGCAATTCTCCACCGctgtgctaagccaaaccatgacttagctcaTTAGCAGAAGGGCTGGAGGAAGAGCAAAACGGCTCCTCTCTGGGTGACCTGGGCATTTGTCCATTCGTGTCCAGCCTCTCTCCAAATGCCCTCTGTCTTGCCTTGGCAGATACGAACGTGGATGATATGGATGTCGACCTGGACAAGGAATTCTTGCAGGGCCTGAAGGAGCTGAAGATTCTGATTGCTGACAAAGACTTGTTAGATCTCCACAAGAGGTACCTCTGATGCAGCCTTAGCCGAGGGGGCCGGGGGCTGTTTGCAAAACAACCAGGGCGTGGTTGGAGCAAAGGGAAATTTGGCGCTTTGCCACTTGCCCTTTGAGGCTTCAGGGGTAGTGCCCGGGTTGTGGGGAGCCTACGCCTCCCCCTagatgttagactacaactcccatcagccacaaccagcatggccaatgggccgAGGCAATGGGAGTgcagcagcttctggagggccccaggaACCCCCTAGAGCCCTAGTCATAATCCACCGTAAAATAAGACTTTTAAGGCCTTCTCTGACCTCTCCTCCTTATTCCCTCCCCATCCAGTTTGGTGTGTACAGCGTTGCGGGGAAAGATTTCTGTATACAACGAGGTAGAAGCTAATTTCAAGGTATGGCATGGAGGGACCCTCACTGGGATACATTCCTTAGTTTTGGGACTCTCTTTCCagcagctcctccctccctccaagtgGCTGCTATGAACTTTGCGCCTGATATTCGTTGGTGCACTTGGCCTGCTACTTCACTCCTGGCCATCAGAGGGGGCTGTTGTCCTTTGGAAAATCTCAATCCTGCAGACACAaactgggttgggttgggttggcaGCAGCGGAAAGAGGGCTCTCTTGTGACCCTTCCGTTAACCCTTGCAGAACCTCTCCCGAGCCCTGATCAACATTGCCTCCAAGCTCACCCACAGCAAAGATGTCCGTGACTTTTTTGTGGATCTGGTGGAGAAGGTaagcaatctcccctcccctcctcatctGAGCACCCCCTCACGCTGGTGGATAGTGCCTGAATCActggggagggaggctgggatgtaaaaaataataatcaatgaaTTAAATTATGATTACATGTGTTTAGAGCCTAAGCATGCCTGCCACTTTTCAGAGTATAAGAAGGCAGGTCCCtgtcccaaggagcttacaattagaaaaaaaaattacacagggGTAAAAAACCAGAGGTGTGTGGCCCAGGGACGGGGGGCATGGCTGGGGAGGGGATGCGCGGAGGGTCCTGAGGGACACGCAGAGAGACTTGGAGGCGCTCATTTGTTCCTCAGAGCCTGAGGTGCTGTGAGATGTGCTGCCGCACTCTTGCCTTCACGCTTGTCATCTCCCATTGCAGTTTGTTGAGCCTTTTCGGTCGGACAAATGGAGCCCAAACGACGTGCGTCTCTTTCTGACACAGTACACGGCTTGTGCTCACACGCTGGATGCCTTCAGGTGTGTGGGACCGCCAGCCCCCACCTTCCTGCCCCCAGCACCTGGATTCTcctctgttcccccctcccctccccgcctttGCCAGTGAATTGTTTACTTGCGCTAGTAAAGCCTTATAGACCCCCAGGagcgtagcaagcctctgtgctgccgggggcggcggcggcacagaggcaccccccctggggggcACGATGACatcgtcgtgacatcacgacgcacgtggatgccacttaaagggggaatttccccatttccgcggcttttttccggcgcgaggggcgggccagcgaggagggggcgtcacgcttgtccctggcatgacgccccctcctcgctggcccgcccctcgcacagaaaaaagccgctggaagggggaaagggggaggcaaagcaggcgcttgtacctgctggggggggagggaagcagagcaggcgcgttcaaaCGCCTGTtggcctccccctttcccccttccagcggcttttttttctgtgcgaggggtgggccagcgaggagggggcgtcatgccagggacaagcgtgacgccccctcctcactggcctgcccctcgcgccgaaaaatagccgctggaaggggggaaaggcgacatgcccctgtTCAGGGCctgcccggcggggcggggtgggggtggggcggccaaagtgtcaccctccctcccctggaacttggggcggcccccccgcccccttgctacgcccctgtatacCCCCCTTTCTAAttgtcctttttttcctttttacttgCCCTTCTTCctgcaaaacacccccccccacacacattattATATTTTAAGGGGGAAAGATCCCACTCTCAGTCTTCCAGCAAAaacattttctccctttctcacacAGGATCGCTTCCAAATAAGTTGTATTTAAAGCAGGTCCACTGACACGAATTAAGTTAgcaatgtccattaatttcaagtgGCCTACTCTATAAGTAGGGCTAACGTTTGCAAAAGACCCACACCTTCTCAGTAAAACTGTGGGATCTGCTAACACAAGATAACCACCagcttggacagctttaaaaagcTGCTCAGAAAGATGCTTAGGaggttgaggtaattttaatccaTATTAGTATTTTAACTATTGTATGTTAAAAGTAGTGGTGTGATCTTTTTTCCCCTTGCATTTTGCTACTTCaacttttgtaaaccgctttgagggtgcttaatttttttaatattttttttttttacaaccaaacagtgtataaattttatgaaataaataaacaataaaagctCAGACAAATTGCTGGAGGGCAAGGTGATGCGTTACTTCCAGTATCACTGTGCCAGTATcactgaatacagtcatacctctggttatggccacttcaggttgcgtttttccGTCTTAAGAATGTGTTTCACCGCacacgcagaagcgttctgcgcacttcgcgcatgcgcagaagctctctattggcgcttcgcgcatgcgcaagaGCGCCTCTCTGgttgtggactttttggggtgtgaacagcaccccggaatgcattgtgtccgcaaccagaggtaccactgtaccagttacTGGGAGGCAAGAGTGGGAGAGGGCTGTCATCCTCCTCTCATAAGAGAAGCCCTGATAGATCAGGCCCATTGCccgtctaatccagcatccttgtTCTCATACTGGACATTAGATGCCAATGGGACCTGTGTGCCACGGCGACTCTCCCCGTCTGGTCATCCCCAGCAACCGGTAGAAACTTAACAGCCTCCAACATTGGaggggagaacatagccattgtggctagttgcCATAGATTAGCAGCCTTCCGTTCCGTGAATTTGCCAATCCCCccgtttaaagccatccaagatggcggccaTCACGTCATGTTTTCCTGCCATCTGGTTAACCTCttaccccctccccttctcctgcagGCATCAAGCTCTCTGGGAAAGATACATGGGGACGCTGAAAGCTTGCCTTCTGAAGATGTACCACGACTGAGCTCTGCACTtagctctttatttatttatttttggacgGGGGAAGGAAATCACCTTTAGGTGAAACAAGTTCCAGGCAAAAGAGAACCCAGAGCCCTTCTGCAGGGGAGACGTTTGCTGTTCGCTTGCTGGATGCGGCTGTcctgcacagacacacacagttgTGTgtccacacacaccaccaccatcaatCGTCACTCTGTTCTCTCTACATCTTCAGAAATTAAGGGTTAAAACTGTTGTTGGCATTGAGAAATAAAGGAGGAGTCCTCACGGATGTTgcttgatttcatagaatcatagagttggaagagaccacaagggccatcctgtccaaccccctgccaagcaggaaacaccatcaaagcattcctgtcaagcctctgcttaaagacctccaaagaaggagactccaccacactccttggcagcaaattccactgccgaacggctctcactgtcaggaagttcttcctaatgtttaggtggaatcttctttcttgtagtttgaatccattgctccgtgtccgcttctctggagcagcagatttGTCTGATTCTGGATGGCGTGACTGTGAATAGGCTCCATGGCAAATCTATCCATTTCCCCTTCTCttgttttctgccccccccccacgttgaGCTACGTTTTCCATGTTTCCACAACCTGTTCGCTAGCATTTCTATGTAACTTTCTCCTCGTCTCcaatgtttgtatgcaattctgcCGAATgcccacatttttgcaaagcgatttttttttttgctagcatAATACAGTTGTggggttttgcttttgcttttttattttcatgAACCCATGCACGCTTTCCCTCAGTctgtgcattttttgtacacataacttgcctggacaactgcattgcaaaattttgagAGGTGCAGATTTCAGAGGCTGCCTGTGTTTCGCTTCTTGTAGAGTTTTGGAAAGTGGAGGGTTGGATAGGTTCACCTTTTAAATGTAAACGGAATCACATTCCCTCTCCCCGACCCCCACATTCCCTACTTAAGAGCATTTGATCTGAGGTAGCTTGAATTTTCTCTGCAGCACATCAAACTGCATCTttagtacataggaagctgcccagagccaGACACTTGGCGCATGTAGCTCAGTGCTATGAACCCATGGGGTAGGGGGCAAATGCATCCTTCTAGAGTCctggcctttgggactctccccaagccacctTGTgtccagtgtggcataatggttatagagtgttgggctagaacctgggagagctgggttcaaatccttactcagccatgaagcttgctgggtgaccttgggccagtcactgcttttcAGACTAATCTACctaacaaggttgttgtgaagatgaaatggggaggaggagaaccatatgCACCACCTTGGggtccttggaagataaaggtgttatataaatgcaataaatgaaataataatgactCTTGCATGTCTGCATGGGGGGAAAGAGAGCTGTGTGTGAAACCTACTGTACATAGGTTAATTTgcctgtttttttcccctttgtcccTGGTGGGTTCTGACTACTCTTCCTGTTGAACCCTGTATATCTCGCCCCTTCCTGCGCACCTGCCCTGCTGGAAGAGACAGAAATCGGCATGTTACAGGCAGGTTAATCGTGCCCCCCAGCCAGctgcctccccttcctcattCCTTTCTAGCAACCCTGCGGGTGAGAACAGTTTTCTCTCCATCTCCATCATTGCACCTGGCATGGGCCTGCAAGGAGCTCTCTGTAGCAGAGGAGAAGCAGGAAGCCCGGATTCCAGGCCTAGTGATCAGATGGGAGCAGGGCCTAGCAGCGAGGCACGGCTGGTGGTGCAGAGTGGAGGGGTGGGATGCCCTGCCTTTTACCCACCAACCCCAATTCCACTTTGTGGGTATGGAGAACTGCGGTTACTCAGGAGTAAAAGGGATTCTAGTTTCACAAGTTTCACAGGCCCAAGTTGGGGAGGCAGTAGGGACAGACTAAAGGCCATGACTCTGTACTAGAGCCCCTGCTTTTCAGTGATaaggccccgggttcaatcctctgaatctccaggtaaggctttGAGAGATTCCCGGCCTGAAACCCCGAACTGATAACGAGGCCGGTTCCCATTTTTCTATTTACTGGTAAGTCAGCACCACCATCCGTGAAGAAACGGGTTTGTTTCATGTGaatgtcatgaaattctactcaatattgacccagagtagattccaatgtatagttagcagagtaaaaacttaaaactcgttgca
This is a stretch of genomic DNA from Lacerta agilis isolate rLacAgi1 chromosome 17, rLacAgi1.pri, whole genome shotgun sequence. It encodes these proteins:
- the FIBP gene encoding acidic fibroblast growth factor intracellular-binding protein, whose translation is MTSNLDIFVGNTTLIDEEVYQLWLDGYTVNDAVTRRIRSGILEQTGATVDVLQSDTMDHYRTFYMLERLLHSPPKLLNQLLFQIPPCRQTMLIERYYAFDEAFVREVLGKKLSKGTKKDLDDISIKTGVTLKSCRRQFDNFKRVFKAVEELRGSLVENIQQHFLLSDRLAGDYAAIVFFANSRFETGKKKLQYLTFEDFAYCAEQMIQNWTLGAVDTNVDDMDVDLDKEFLQGLKELKILIADKDLLDLHKSLVCTALRGKISVYNEVEANFKNLSRALINIASKLTHSKDVRDFFVDLVEKFVEPFRSDKWSPNDVRLFLTQYTACAHTLDAFRHQALWERYMGTLKACLLKMYHD